One Nitrospirota bacterium DNA segment encodes these proteins:
- a CDS encoding EAL domain-containing protein — translation MSKPPSNKKIESKLDRQNIYLKWLPFLILFLSLVITFLAWNYTRKKIEQRTQSYFEQQAMRSQEEVIHGVEDYYQALYDLKGLFMATGNLTRAQWDKYIQSLDLKRRFPGMHNFSYARYVPKDQKIAYENRIRTELRQEAYKIYPPGNRDDYFPIEYLAFTYSENNDYGFDIGGDPVRREALIRAIQSGEPTATGKTFIRSANKSGFCIRIPIFKSGLPRRTEQERFNALQGIVSVVFSMDTFIKSVLENSSKKEIDLEIFDLGPAQSPRPIPVIQSDLDASLLYDGDGVVHFENANYNPSYRLTQQYDIAGEWWLFYLTAGPGFRIGSEHYFPFVVLIAGLLISGLFFGMTWTLVTSQKRAVKIAGAMTSELRESEEKFRSFTETASDAIITTDGEGQIIYANEGAMQLTGFSSGELVGTHFSNLIPERYRETRPGDFLKEMSLKTASRSGKSIEMVGLRKNQTEIPVELSLTRWKNEKGTFFTAIIRDITERKKTEQSLTQKNAFVQLLYVVTVAANESSTLEEALETCLSEICGHMNWSVGHVYFKSEDEGKSLFPSTIWHFDNPANYLEFKTESEMTFLKSGEGIPGMVLESGEPICLLITSGESESKRNRSAILSGIKSGFAIPLLVKDEVVAVLEFFSKRVVETDASTLEVMAHIGTQLGRVIERKKAKEELDFTATHDPLSHLPNRTLFSDRLEQAILNAKRNGSMAAVFFVDLDQFKRINDTLGHTLGDIALREVAKRLQDCVRAGDTVARWGGDEFTLLFENITKVDNLVRICHKVLDAISQPILIEEKELHLSTSIGITISPLDGDNAELLLKNADIAMYRAKEKGRNTFQFYSQEMSKDSSNKLELENQLRYAIERKEFILHYQPFVDLKTDKIVGAEALIRWNHPTLGMVPPGKFISLAEETGLIVQIGEWVLKTACEQNKAWQNMGLPPIRVAINLSARQFQRTGIVEMIKKSIQESGLSPRHLELELTESILMQKTDEMVSTLGELHQMGIHISLDDFGTGYSSLSYIKKFPIDTLKIDQSFVRDVITNKDDAALSTAIIAMAHSLNLKVIAEAVETAEQLEFFRSHGCNEIQGYYISPPLPPEVFKAFLHEKSLIKSI, via the coding sequence ATGTCGAAGCCACCTTCGAACAAGAAAATTGAATCAAAACTGGATCGACAAAATATCTATCTAAAATGGCTTCCATTTCTGATCCTGTTTCTTTCTCTGGTGATCACCTTTCTAGCGTGGAATTATACTCGCAAAAAGATCGAACAGAGAACGCAAAGCTATTTTGAACAACAGGCAATGCGCTCTCAAGAAGAGGTCATTCATGGGGTTGAAGATTATTACCAAGCCCTATATGACCTCAAGGGCCTTTTTATGGCGACCGGGAATTTGACCAGAGCGCAATGGGACAAATATATCCAGTCGCTGGACTTAAAAAGACGATTTCCTGGCATGCACAACTTCTCCTATGCCCGATATGTTCCGAAGGATCAAAAAATAGCGTATGAAAATAGAATTCGTACCGAGCTGCGTCAGGAAGCGTACAAGATTTATCCGCCCGGCAACCGAGATGACTATTTCCCGATTGAATATCTTGCATTCACCTATTCAGAAAACAATGATTACGGGTTTGATATCGGCGGAGATCCGGTACGGCGCGAAGCGTTAATTCGCGCCATTCAAAGCGGTGAGCCGACTGCGACGGGAAAAACATTTATCCGATCGGCCAATAAAAGCGGATTTTGCATTCGTATTCCGATCTTTAAATCAGGGCTTCCACGTCGAACCGAGCAGGAGAGATTCAACGCGCTGCAAGGAATCGTTTCAGTCGTCTTTTCAATGGATACTTTCATTAAATCTGTGCTTGAGAACAGCTCGAAAAAAGAGATCGATCTGGAGATATTCGATCTGGGTCCGGCACAATCTCCTCGCCCTATCCCGGTGATCCAATCGGACTTAGATGCCTCCCTTCTCTATGATGGCGATGGCGTCGTACATTTCGAAAACGCAAATTACAATCCATCCTATCGGCTGACCCAACAGTACGACATCGCTGGAGAATGGTGGTTATTCTATCTCACAGCCGGTCCCGGGTTCAGGATCGGATCTGAACATTATTTTCCTTTTGTAGTTCTTATCGCGGGGCTGCTGATCAGCGGCCTCTTCTTTGGCATGACCTGGACGCTTGTCACCTCTCAGAAACGGGCGGTCAAGATTGCCGGCGCGATGACCTCCGAATTGAGAGAAAGTGAAGAAAAATTCCGCTCATTTACGGAAACCGCATCGGATGCGATTATTACGACAGATGGAGAAGGACAGATTATCTATGCCAATGAGGGAGCGATGCAACTCACCGGATTTTCCTCCGGAGAATTGGTCGGAACCCATTTTTCAAATCTGATTCCAGAACGATATCGCGAAACTCGGCCGGGTGATTTTTTGAAGGAGATGTCATTAAAAACAGCTTCGCGAAGTGGAAAATCTATTGAAATGGTGGGATTGCGCAAGAATCAGACCGAGATCCCGGTAGAGCTGTCTTTGACGCGCTGGAAAAATGAAAAAGGGACGTTCTTTACCGCCATTATCCGGGATATTACCGAACGCAAAAAGACGGAACAGAGCCTGACGCAGAAAAATGCGTTTGTTCAGCTCCTCTACGTGGTGACGGTCGCGGCAAATGAGTCTTCCACTCTGGAGGAGGCTCTTGAAACCTGTCTCAGTGAAATATGCGGACATATGAACTGGTCGGTCGGGCATGTCTATTTCAAATCTGAGGATGAGGGAAAAAGCCTTTTCCCATCGACAATCTGGCATTTCGACAATCCTGCAAATTACCTGGAATTCAAAACGGAATCAGAAATGACATTTCTTAAATCGGGAGAGGGAATTCCCGGAATGGTCCTGGAGAGCGGTGAGCCGATTTGTCTTTTGATCACTTCCGGAGAATCCGAATCCAAAAGAAACCGCTCTGCGATATTGTCCGGGATCAAGTCGGGATTTGCAATCCCGCTATTGGTAAAAGATGAGGTGGTCGCGGTACTGGAATTTTTTTCAAAGCGGGTGGTTGAGACGGATGCCTCAACACTGGAGGTGATGGCCCATATCGGCACCCAACTGGGAAGAGTCATTGAAAGGAAAAAGGCGAAGGAGGAACTTGATTTTACGGCGACACACGATCCCTTGTCTCATCTGCCGAACAGGACGCTTTTTTCAGACCGGCTGGAACAGGCGATCTTGAATGCCAAGCGAAATGGGAGTATGGCCGCGGTCTTCTTTGTCGATCTAGATCAATTCAAACGGATTAATGATACGCTCGGACATACTTTGGGAGACATAGCCCTGCGGGAAGTCGCAAAACGGCTCCAGGATTGCGTGAGAGCAGGTGATACCGTTGCCCGATGGGGAGGGGATGAATTCACCCTCTTATTTGAAAACATCACCAAAGTCGATAACCTGGTTCGAATTTGCCACAAGGTTCTGGATGCCATTTCGCAGCCGATCCTGATCGAAGAGAAGGAACTGCACCTCTCCACCAGTATCGGAATCACCATCTCTCCCTTGGATGGGGATAATGCCGAACTTCTCCTCAAAAATGCCGATATTGCCATGTACCGGGCGAAAGAAAAAGGGAGAAATACCTTTCAATTCTACTCGCAGGAGATGAGCAAAGATTCGTCGAACAAGCTCGAATTGGAGAACCAGCTCCGTTATGCGATCGAAAGAAAGGAATTTATTCTTCATTACCAGCCCTTTGTCGATCTGAAGACCGATAAGATTGTTGGAGCGGAGGCGCTGATCCGCTGGAATCATCCTACGCTGGGGATGGTGCCGCCCGGAAAGTTTATCTCGCTGGCGGAAGAAACAGGTCTGATTGTTCAGATCGGGGAATGGGTATTAAAAACGGCTTGCGAACAGAATAAAGCGTGGCAAAACATGGGTCTTCCGCCGATCCGGGTGGCAATTAATCTCTCGGCCAGACAGTTCCAACGCACCGGTATCGTCGAGATGATCAAGAAAAGCATTCAGGAATCTGGGCTATCTCCACGGCATCTTGAACTGGAACTGACCGAAAGTATCTTGATGCAAAAAACAGATGAAATGGTCTCCACGCTGGGAGAACTTCATCAGATGGGAATTCATATCTCGCTGGATGATTTTGGAACCGGGTACTCTTCGCTCAGCTATATTAAGAAATTCCCGATCGATACCTTAAAAATTGACCAGTCCTTTGTGCGTGATGTCATCACGAACAAAGACGATGCGGCGCTGTCCACGGCAATTATTGCCATGGCGCATAGTCTGAATCTCAAGGTGATTGCCGAAGCGGTTGAAACGGCGGAACAACTCGAATTTTTCAGATCCCATGGTTGTAATGAAATTCAGGGATACTATATCAGTCCGCCTCTTCCCCCGGAAGTGTTTAAAGCATTTCTCCATGAAAAAAGTCTCATTAAATCGATCTGA
- a CDS encoding DUF302 domain-containing protein — protein sequence MSQDYGIRKTIHLSYEEAVPKVTEALKKEGFGVLTEINVKETLKKKLDKEFKKYLILGACNPQLAYQALLNETEMGLLLPCNVIIYEEKANECVVSAQDPAIFLNIVGDKKELAAVAKEARERLVRVIGSL from the coding sequence ATGAGTCAGGATTATGGCATTCGTAAAACAATTCATCTTTCTTATGAAGAGGCGGTGCCGAAAGTCACTGAAGCTCTGAAAAAAGAGGGATTCGGCGTCTTGACCGAGATCAATGTCAAAGAGACTCTCAAGAAGAAACTGGATAAAGAGTTCAAGAAATACCTGATTCTGGGGGCCTGTAATCCCCAGCTTGCCTATCAGGCCCTTCTAAATGAAACCGAAATGGGGCTCCTCCTTCCCTGCAATGTCATTATCTACGAAGAAAAGGCGAATGAATGCGTGGTTTCTGCTCAAGATCCGGCCATTTTCCTCAATATAGTCGGAGATAAGAAGGAGCTTGCGGCGGTGGCGAAAGAAGCGCGTGAAAGGCTGGTGCGGGTCATTGGATCGCTTTAA
- a CDS encoding MarR family transcriptional regulator: MALSSYLSLIRASDFLTSQISFKCENQGLTISQFGILDALYRGGAQCQKELGEKIFKSSGNITLVIDNLEKRGFVRRERMGDDRRFISIHLTDDGRKVISEVLPKVANFIQEELKVLSGEEQQFLRSICRKLSGLPTEVK; this comes from the coding sequence ATGGCGCTCTCTTCCTATTTATCTCTCATCAGAGCGAGCGACTTTCTGACGTCACAGATCAGTTTTAAGTGTGAAAATCAAGGGCTGACGATCAGTCAGTTTGGGATTCTCGACGCGCTTTATCGTGGAGGCGCCCAGTGTCAGAAGGAGCTGGGAGAGAAGATTTTTAAAAGCAGTGGGAATATCACGCTTGTCATTGATAATCTTGAGAAAAGAGGATTTGTCCGGCGCGAACGAATGGGTGACGATCGAAGATTCATCAGTATTCATCTCACCGATGATGGGAGAAAGGTGATCAGCGAAGTTCTGCCGAAAGTGGCGAACTTTATTCAGGAAGAGCTCAAAGTGTTGTCGGGAGAAGAACAGCAGTTCTTAAGATCGATTTGCCGAAAGCTATCGGGTTTGCCCACTGAAGTAAAATAG
- a CDS encoding cardiolipin synthase B gives MTSQPFINGALDGQIFERASGAPLIQGNRVDILMDAKENYPAWEAAIRSAKSHIFFESYIIFDDEIGNHFTDLLIAQVKNGIRVRLIYDWVGAFGRNSSRFWKRLRSAGVEVRCFNPPQWRSEIGFFTRDHRKMLTVDGRVGFVSGLCLGQKWVGNRERAIEPWRDTGVRIQGPAVSELERAFASVWETTGTPIPKEELEKRAPSGQEGNTALRVIATIPNRAGVYRLDQLIAGIATRTLWLTDAYFVGVSPYLQALKAAVVDGVDVRLLVPGTTDIPVLQAISRMGYKLLLEAGVRIFEWNGSMLHAKTAVVDGKWARIGSTNLNLASWIGNYELDVAIEDPELAKKMEEIYLEDLSHSTEIILSEQYRVNPVRKRRVEADQERTLRGGKASQVGVGAIRLGYVVGSVVKNQKELGPAGIKLMTGIGILLLSMGLLGLLWPLLLTIPLAIIFGWIGTKLLVNAYRTHSNGE, from the coding sequence ATGACTTCTCAACCTTTTATAAACGGCGCGCTTGACGGGCAGATTTTCGAACGGGCTTCGGGAGCTCCTTTGATTCAAGGGAATCGGGTAGATATTCTCATGGACGCAAAAGAGAATTATCCGGCCTGGGAGGCAGCGATTCGTTCCGCGAAAAGTCATATTTTCTTTGAAAGCTATATCATTTTTGATGACGAAATCGGAAATCATTTTACCGATCTTCTGATTGCGCAAGTTAAAAACGGAATACGGGTCCGGTTGATTTATGACTGGGTCGGCGCGTTCGGACGGAATTCCAGCCGATTTTGGAAACGATTGAGATCCGCCGGAGTGGAAGTCCGCTGTTTTAATCCGCCGCAGTGGCGTTCTGAAATCGGATTTTTTACCCGGGACCATCGAAAGATGTTGACTGTGGACGGTAGGGTCGGATTTGTCAGCGGACTCTGTCTCGGTCAAAAATGGGTCGGGAATCGCGAACGGGCCATCGAGCCCTGGCGAGATACGGGGGTGAGAATTCAGGGCCCCGCCGTGTCGGAACTGGAACGGGCTTTTGCGTCGGTCTGGGAGACGACCGGTACGCCCATTCCGAAAGAAGAACTTGAAAAAAGAGCGCCATCGGGTCAGGAAGGAAACACGGCGCTCAGAGTGATTGCAACCATTCCAAACCGGGCAGGCGTCTACCGTTTAGATCAATTGATTGCAGGGATAGCGACCCGGACCCTCTGGTTAACCGATGCTTATTTTGTAGGGGTCAGTCCGTACTTGCAGGCCTTAAAGGCGGCCGTCGTTGATGGCGTGGATGTCCGGCTCCTGGTTCCCGGGACGACCGATATCCCGGTGCTTCAGGCGATCTCCCGAATGGGGTATAAGCTCCTGCTGGAAGCAGGCGTTCGCATCTTTGAATGGAACGGATCGATGCTCCATGCAAAAACCGCAGTGGTCGATGGAAAATGGGCAAGAATCGGATCGACGAACTTAAACCTCGCAAGCTGGATTGGAAATTACGAACTGGATGTGGCCATTGAGGACCCCGAACTGGCTAAAAAGATGGAAGAAATTTATCTGGAAGATCTTTCCCACTCGACTGAAATCATCTTAAGCGAGCAGTATCGGGTCAATCCGGTCCGGAAAAGGCGAGTTGAAGCGGATCAGGAGAGGACTTTAAGAGGCGGAAAGGCAAGCCAGGTGGGCGTCGGAGCAATCCGGCTTGGATATGTAGTCGGGTCGGTCGTCAAGAATCAGAAAGAGCTGGGACCGGCGGGGATAAAACTGATGACGGGAATTGGAATTCTCCTCTTGTCCATGGGACTCCTGGGACTCCTATGGCCTCTCCTTCTAACGATCCCGCTTGCCATTATTTTCGGCTGGATCGGAACAAAACTCCTCGTCAACGCCTATCGCACTCATTCAAATGGAGAATAA
- a CDS encoding multicopper oxidase domain-containing protein: protein MTQAVFAEEGHQHGSTVVAAADSEGSWQTKLKKQIEQEESMEGKSGNNDKIDAAMNKLMEEISGGKHPHQAAAGPFQDMSTMQQMDRSFFLGPGTVSETVTQGGRCPANAPRKEYDVSAITVEITLNQWGDYHPGYMYVLTENLSKVREEEKKNKEARGHDNDPGAVTNGLQTDVIQPLTLRGNQGDCVILTLRNTMKDEDVGLHIHGSSFIVKSTGQPATMVNPDSNVKPGKSQAFEWYIRPDEQEGAHMFHSHVGRESSSLGMIGSFIVEQMGAVYLDSITGKVNMSGWQMMITFDQKRYPTTHDFREFVMYYHEIGDESFRPLNRHGEMIPQRDPNSDAYRPAARAINFRSEPFGINNLAQQEKYFHFEDESHSYSAYTFGDPPTALPRSYMGDPTKYRLIHGGGEVFHSHHPHGGTIRWLRQPKADAKAEELFLAGTDGPMKYPVIRTTSDRVDVEVIGPTEALDLQVECGSGLCQQLAGDFLMHCHVAHHYVAGMWSYWRVYNTLQTGNYPYGSTDIMPALQELPERKGRMKPPVTSDQLVDKTVDWYNKKWHITADKTDWSKPIPDISIKEWVKMMLPPAGQPGHTADEKGQIMAYDATVWDWSWDGNKAMGEPEMTDQFAFPKFKSPIPGKRPPLLFEEKTGKLSWPHLKPHFGKRIPFARHHGPAPWLEPIHVAKNAGALATDPGSEGALGQETSLPAKPGEQGKWSLCPEGAGRKQYTIHFIETPITMETAIGSQKPIVDQHGTIYVLQEEEAAIRANSDLARPLVYRANVYDCVDVILKSEWNDNDNTNFQMSKINIHPHFIQFDNQASDGVMSGFSYEQSVRPFTMIGKKEHKGMPAPMNALLTSDAAAKADSIKIKMGDGATAFHVGTDIMIGMHELNSSEVRWIKAINGDTITFTEPLKHAHKKGEITSAEYVRYRYWVDSDLGTVFWHDHALGATTWPHGGVGGMIVEPVGATYHDPKTGKEIRSGPIADIHSTEPIGYNRSGSFREMVVYLHDTVPFTAQVVTEGNPPGQSLKASIDAGQTISFVMPEDLLKVTNTSINGGTHTTGGGMFFRAESLARRLADNSKSELVFSSLAHHNQDPDTPLLRAYLGDTVVFRLMHVMMNESHTWHIAGHAFRTERYAQFSDLRNAYHVGIAERYDLVTTAGGAQQMAGDYLHYNGRASHLSEGSWGIMRVLDKKTADLKPLPGHEEIPQSAKSVCPSDAPVKAFNVIAVDRSLKFNNQAPDTIEVDFDRKLQVANPKGKIFMLEGDKSRVALDSQPNPLTLHVNIGDCIKINLKNEMKASRASFSADMLAFDPKDSQGINVGMNPGDQTIGPGEHKTYMYYAPAEYGETAALVYDWANILNNVRDGLFGGIIVGPRGSTYRDPKSGEDVSLKNAWNVDVIIDRSVPENASRADYRDASLFFQEEDNIIGTSFMPYLQHIAGLTGVNYRIEPWSWRQDKGCELGNLYSACVADEKDPVTPTISAHAGDPVRIHVFGAFDEQNQIFSLEGHEFPLKPNMVGADMLSSEEFGGSENLDVFIKEGAGGPYHLPGTYVWQNHRMPYAEAGQWGYLRVLPVGDKSLLPINTGAGSMGMKTAEEPKAPPASVPVSMLEKKNE, encoded by the coding sequence ATGACTCAGGCCGTTTTTGCCGAAGAAGGCCATCAGCATGGGAGTACCGTCGTCGCGGCGGCGGATTCCGAAGGCTCCTGGCAGACGAAGCTCAAGAAACAGATTGAGCAGGAAGAGTCCATGGAAGGGAAGTCGGGCAATAACGATAAAATTGATGCCGCGATGAACAAGTTAATGGAAGAGATCTCCGGCGGGAAACACCCGCATCAAGCTGCAGCAGGTCCCTTTCAGGATATGTCGACCATGCAGCAGATGGATCGAAGTTTCTTCCTGGGACCCGGGACCGTCAGCGAGACCGTCACACAGGGAGGCCGTTGTCCCGCAAACGCTCCTCGAAAAGAGTATGATGTCTCGGCCATTACCGTTGAGATCACTTTGAATCAATGGGGTGATTATCATCCCGGCTATATGTATGTTTTAACCGAAAATCTTTCGAAAGTCCGAGAAGAAGAGAAAAAGAACAAGGAAGCACGAGGCCACGATAACGATCCGGGTGCGGTAACCAACGGATTACAGACCGACGTGATTCAGCCGCTGACCCTGCGCGGGAATCAGGGAGATTGCGTGATCTTGACCCTCCGGAATACGATGAAGGACGAAGATGTCGGACTCCATATTCATGGCTCCAGCTTTATTGTCAAATCAACCGGACAGCCGGCAACGATGGTGAATCCGGATTCCAATGTCAAACCGGGAAAATCACAGGCATTTGAATGGTATATCCGTCCTGATGAACAGGAAGGGGCTCATATGTTTCACAGCCATGTCGGGCGTGAATCGAGCAGTCTCGGGATGATCGGTTCGTTTATCGTGGAGCAGATGGGAGCCGTTTACCTCGACTCGATCACCGGAAAAGTCAACATGAGCGGCTGGCAGATGATGATTACTTTTGACCAGAAAAGATACCCCACCACGCATGACTTCCGTGAATTTGTCATGTATTACCATGAGATCGGCGATGAATCCTTCCGTCCGCTCAATCGTCATGGAGAAATGATTCCCCAGCGCGATCCAAACTCGGATGCTTATCGCCCCGCGGCCCGCGCGATCAATTTCAGAAGCGAACCGTTTGGAATCAATAATTTAGCCCAACAAGAAAAATATTTCCATTTTGAAGATGAATCCCACAGTTACAGTGCCTATACCTTTGGTGACCCTCCCACGGCGCTCCCCAGGTCCTATATGGGGGATCCAACCAAATATCGTTTGATTCATGGCGGCGGAGAAGTTTTCCATTCCCATCATCCGCACGGAGGAACGATCCGCTGGCTGCGTCAGCCGAAAGCCGATGCGAAAGCCGAAGAGCTCTTTTTGGCCGGGACGGACGGCCCGATGAAATATCCGGTCATTCGGACCACTTCAGACCGCGTCGATGTGGAAGTGATCGGACCGACCGAAGCGCTCGATCTTCAGGTCGAATGCGGTTCGGGTCTTTGTCAGCAACTAGCCGGAGATTTTCTGATGCATTGCCATGTGGCGCATCATTATGTGGCCGGCATGTGGTCTTACTGGCGCGTCTATAACACGCTTCAGACGGGGAACTATCCCTATGGAAGCACCGACATTATGCCCGCGCTTCAGGAACTTCCGGAACGGAAAGGGAGAATGAAACCGCCGGTGACTTCCGACCAGCTTGTGGACAAAACAGTCGACTGGTATAACAAGAAATGGCATATTACGGCCGACAAAACCGATTGGTCAAAACCGATTCCCGACATTTCAATCAAGGAATGGGTGAAGATGATGCTCCCCCCTGCCGGGCAGCCGGGCCATACCGCCGATGAAAAAGGCCAGATAATGGCTTATGACGCGACGGTGTGGGACTGGAGTTGGGACGGGAATAAGGCGATGGGCGAACCGGAAATGACCGATCAGTTCGCGTTTCCGAAATTCAAGTCTCCCATTCCCGGAAAGCGACCTCCTCTTTTATTCGAAGAGAAGACCGGAAAACTTTCCTGGCCCCATCTTAAACCGCACTTTGGAAAACGAATTCCGTTTGCCCGCCACCATGGTCCTGCCCCCTGGCTGGAACCGATCCACGTGGCCAAAAACGCAGGCGCGCTGGCAACCGATCCGGGAAGTGAAGGGGCATTAGGTCAGGAGACCTCCCTTCCGGCAAAACCGGGCGAACAGGGAAAATGGAGCCTTTGTCCCGAAGGGGCCGGGCGTAAACAATACACCATTCATTTTATCGAGACGCCGATTACCATGGAGACCGCCATCGGAAGTCAAAAACCGATTGTCGATCAGCATGGAACGATTTACGTCCTTCAGGAGGAAGAAGCCGCAATCCGGGCAAATTCAGACCTGGCTCGCCCGCTGGTCTATCGCGCCAATGTCTATGATTGCGTTGATGTGATTCTGAAAAGTGAGTGGAACGACAACGATAATACGAATTTCCAGATGTCGAAGATCAACATCCACCCTCATTTCATCCAGTTTGACAATCAGGCCTCAGACGGGGTGATGAGTGGATTTTCGTATGAACAGTCGGTCCGCCCGTTCACCATGATCGGGAAAAAAGAACATAAAGGGATGCCCGCGCCGATGAACGCGCTGTTGACTTCGGATGCCGCAGCCAAAGCCGATTCCATTAAAATTAAAATGGGCGATGGCGCAACAGCGTTCCATGTCGGCACCGACATTATGATCGGCATGCACGAGCTTAATTCTTCGGAAGTCCGGTGGATCAAGGCGATCAATGGCGACACGATCACCTTTACCGAACCCCTGAAACATGCCCATAAGAAAGGCGAGATTACCTCGGCTGAATATGTCCGCTACCGCTACTGGGTCGATTCGGACCTCGGGACGGTCTTTTGGCATGACCACGCGCTGGGCGCGACCACCTGGCCTCACGGCGGGGTCGGCGGCATGATTGTGGAACCGGTAGGGGCCACCTATCACGATCCGAAAACCGGCAAGGAGATCCGCAGCGGACCGATTGCGGATATTCATTCCACGGAACCGATTGGTTACAACCGGAGCGGCAGTTTCAGAGAGATGGTGGTGTATCTCCATGACACCGTTCCCTTTACCGCACAGGTGGTTACGGAAGGGAATCCTCCCGGACAGTCGCTCAAAGCCTCGATTGACGCCGGACAGACCATCTCGTTTGTGATGCCTGAGGATCTTCTGAAGGTCACCAACACGTCGATCAACGGAGGAACCCATACGACAGGCGGAGGAATGTTCTTCCGTGCGGAATCGCTGGCCCGAAGGCTTGCGGACAATTCAAAATCGGAGCTCGTCTTCTCGAGTCTTGCGCACCACAATCAGGATCCGGACACCCCGCTCTTGAGAGCCTATCTGGGGGATACGGTCGTCTTCCGCCTGATGCATGTGATGATGAACGAATCGCATACCTGGCATATTGCAGGCCATGCCTTCAGAACAGAACGTTATGCGCAATTCTCCGACCTGAGAAATGCCTATCATGTGGGAATCGCCGAACGGTATGACCTGGTCACCACCGCGGGCGGAGCCCAGCAGATGGCAGGCGATTACCTTCATTACAATGGCCGGGCGTCTCACCTCTCCGAAGGGAGTTGGGGCATTATGCGGGTGCTGGACAAAAAAACCGCCGATCTGAAGCCGCTTCCGGGACATGAAGAAATACCACAGTCAGCCAAGTCGGTCTGTCCATCGGATGCGCCGGTCAAGGCATTCAATGTGATTGCGGTGGATCGTTCGTTAAAATTCAATAATCAGGCGCCGGATACGATCGAAGTCGATTTCGACCGGAAACTGCAGGTTGCCAACCCCAAAGGGAAGATCTTCATGCTCGAAGGGGACAAGAGCAGGGTTGCGCTGGACAGCCAGCCTAATCCGCTGACGCTCCATGTCAACATCGGTGACTGTATCAAGATCAACTTGAAAAACGAAATGAAGGCAAGCCGCGCTTCGTTCAGTGCCGATATGCTGGCGTTCGATCCAAAAGATTCGCAGGGGATCAACGTCGGCATGAATCCGGGAGACCAGACCATCGGCCCGGGTGAGCATAAGACCTATATGTATTATGCACCGGCTGAATATGGCGAAACGGCCGCGCTGGTTTACGACTGGGCCAATATTCTCAATAACGTGAGAGACGGACTCTTCGGCGGAATCATCGTCGGTCCGCGAGGTTCCACCTATCGCGATCCGAAAAGCGGCGAAGATGTCAGCTTGAAAAATGCATGGAATGTCGATGTGATCATCGATCGTTCGGTCCCGGAGAATGCGAGCCGTGCCGACTATCGCGACGCGTCACTCTTCTTCCAGGAAGAAGACAACATTATCGGAACCTCCTTTATGCCGTATCTTCAGCATATTGCCGGGTTGACGGGTGTCAACTACCGGATCGAACCCTGGAGCTGGAGACAGGACAAGGGGTGTGAGTTGGGGAATCTCTATTCCGCCTGCGTTGCCGACGAGAAAGATCCCGTGACGCCGACTATTTCCGCCCATGCCGGAGACCCGGTTCGGATCCATGTATTCGGAGCATTTGATGAACAGAATCAAATCTTCAGTCTTGAGGGTCATGAATTTCCGCTCAAGCCGAATATGGTCGGTGCCGATATGTTGAGCTCGGAAGAGTTTGGCGGGTCGGAAAATCTGGATGTCTTCATCAAGGAAGGGGCGGGAGGGCCTTACCATCTTCCGGGCACCTACGTCTGGCAAAACCACCGCATGCCTTACGCGGAAGCCGGACAGTGGGGCTACCTGAGAGTCCTGCCGGTGGGAGACAAGAGTCTTCTTCCGATCAATACGGGTGCCGGGTCGATGGGGATGAAAACAGCTGAAGAGCCAAAGGCTCCCCCGGCTTCTGTGCCGGTCTCAATGCTGGAGAAGAAAAACGAATAG
- a CDS encoding response regulator: MALGKILVIDDEVNFRQLFLQTLRKEGYQVQTAENGEEAYHLLQKEPFDLALIDIKMSPIDGFSILERVKKDYPKMKVIMITAFAAIDTETRSLQLGADRFLTKPLEIPELKQAIQLTLVSSK; this comes from the coding sequence ATGGCATTGGGCAAAATACTTGTAATTGATGATGAAGTCAATTTTCGCCAACTGTTTTTACAGACCTTACGCAAAGAAGGTTATCAAGTCCAGACTGCTGAAAACGGGGAAGAGGCTTATCATCTTCTGCAAAAAGAACCCTTTGATCTTGCCCTGATCGATATCAAAATGTCCCCGATAGATGGATTTTCAATATTGGAAAGAGTTAAAAAAGACTATCCAAAGATGAAAGTGATCATGATAACTGCCTTCGCCGCCATCGACACAGAGACCCGATCTCTCCAACTGGGTGCTGACCGATTCCTCACCAAACCTCTTGAGATTCCTGAACTTAAACAAGCGATACAGCTTACCCTCGTCTCATCAAAATAA